The nucleotide sequence tttacattgatAAAAATGTTTGCCAACTCAAAATCCGGCACCATCTTGGAAGATAGTACAGTACAACATTACAAGTAAAACTACGGCAATTCAGCATCTGAAACACCAACCTAGTGCTATAACCTGCACAATCCCTCCTAATTAGAATTGGAGACTTCAATTACAAAGTTCAGATGCAATGCATTTTATCAGGTCATGAACATGATTATAAGGTGATTCTGTCTCAGAATATGAATTTTCACAAGTTTAATTCTCATTTCACCGCTCTACCTGAAATTCCCTCTACCTCTACACTGTACTCGAAAAAGATTCAACAAAAGACAGAAACAATTCCACTATCTGTTTTACGGTTCCGCTGCATCACAATGAGCAATTGTGAGAAATAGTCATTCTAAAACAATCATTTCATATGTTTCATTCTGTGACTGCTATTGAAAGCCTCTAATTGTTTCTACTAAACCAACATATTTTCCCGGAGAACCTGTAAATACTTCTGCTACAAAAAAAGATTGTGATAGGAAACGCTTAATTTTTCACGCTTATGCTATGGTTAAATGATCTTCTTCGGATAATTCGTTCAATCCAAGAATAGCTATAATATCTTGAAGTTCTTCGTAAGGTTGTAAAGTTTGTTTAACCTTCATAATGATCTTCACCAACAATTTGGGGGTGTAGCATAGTTGACGTTCAATCTAAAGCATCTACTGCTGGATGGATACCTTTGGTGGCTAATCCTTTTGATAGTACGGTAGTAGCATCTAAATGTGCAAATGTCGTAGCAGGAAAAATGTGACAATTAAATCCAACACATTAATTGTAATTGAGTGTCCATTCTATGAGCAGAAAAAGGTAAAAACATATAACACCACTAATTACAAAGAAAAGTTTCGTGATGAGCTTTAGGAATAGACTAACATAATATACAACACAACAACATTTCTTCCTGTATTAATTATATAATCAAGTCGACTCCTCTGTTTCCACACGCATTCTCTTTGCACCTTTCTCATCATTGCGCTGATTTCCAGTACATCTGCTCACCATCTTGCTATCTTTAGGTGTTATGTGTCATTTCCTATGTCATGTGCTAGGCACATGACCAATTACCCGACTGTCCCTTTCGTAGTATAAATAAGGTGTTAGAATTCATTTGTGAGTTAGGCTTTGATTGTTAAGTGTGTGTTTATCACATACATTCTCTCCCATTTCATTTGTAATTGTGACTATGAGTTGGTGTTCATCAATAAACTAGTCACTTAGAGTATTTCCTTCGATTCTATTTTTTCATTTGTAGAATTCAAGGCATACTTAGATCTTCTACGATTCATATCCTAGAAAGATCATATCAAAATCCTGTATGATGAACATTCAGTTTCACATTTCTTGATCCTATTCTATGCAGCCCTTCATCACCAACAGTTTTTTCGCCTCTCAAGACTACAAAATTACCTGTTTCGTGACCTAAGCAACTCATCATGTTGAGGTCCAACTGTGATACACCTTCCCTGTTTTTCATTACGTTCTGTTGATCCTTCGAGAAGCTTTGTGGCAGTATTTCTCTGGAGAAGAGTGCTTGAAAAGCAAGACGTCCCTGTTATGTGAAATCAAATGAGACAAAAGCTACAGCATATACAAGTTACATTACCTCTAATTAAAATGTACATCAGCTGCCATGTCATCATTTGTCACTTGGTGGTTCAGATTACATTCGATCAAAACATTTGAAAGATGGGTACCTTCAGATCATAATATAATTCTGAAAATTCATTAGTTACCTAAACAACAATGTTGTAAACGACGGCCGCCTCGGCCGACTAGTCAGTTTGGTGATAAGCCCATCCCATTTCGCCCAAAGACGTCTAATAAGTTGGTCAACACTAAAAAGTCGGGTGAAAGTTaggtcaaaattttaaaattttcatactcATATTTTGTGCTctatacatatgtttgaaatatttatgttaatataaatttttttagttaaatatatgtatgtatatatatatacatacatatatatatatatatacatacatacatatgtatgtatgtatctatatatatatatatatatatatatatatatatatatatatatatatatatatatatatatatatatatatatatatatataaattttaaaattttcatactcATATTTTGTGCTctatacatatgtttgaaatatttatgttaatataaatttttttagttaaatatatgtatgtatgcatatatatatatatatatatatatatatatatatatatatatatatatatatatatatatatatatatatatatatatatatatatatatatatataatggtaggaTCAATGGGAAATAACCAGTTGGAGGGAAGCTTTTGTCTTCATTATAGGTTTCTGAATGCTGGATCTTGCTAACAACACCGTTCAGGTATGGATTCCCAAACATGTTATGTGGCTGTTTATAACTTGACTAAAATAATGAAAGAGACATATGTCACATCAtcattccctcataacatctataaatacacgaaCAAAATCATTCATTACATAATACTGGATGCATTAATATTACTCTACCCAAATTAGTTACAGTAACATCTCTCCAGTTGATAATATAATTTCGATAAAGATTCCGATCGATATCGGAGTTAATTGTTAACGGATATTAGACGTAGACAATATCTTATGTAATATCTAGCATTAAATGTAGGCATATCTATGCATATCTCATATTAAATGTAGGATCCCTAAAATCAAGGGATATGAGATCAGATTATGTACTATATATTTGGCCTCTTTGATCAATAAGAATCATGGGTAAATTATAACATTCTAACATGGTATCAGAGGGTTTGATCCAAAACCTAGTCGGCCGAATGTGTGCCGCTTCTGCTCTACCACCCATCAAATCTTCCAATCAACCACCGAACCTATAATTCGCTCTTCTATCTATCTTTCTTCCGTTTCTTGCAAATATCACTGTTGAAATATACACCGTTTCAGCTCCTGTCTTTATCCTTTTCTTTTGTTTTTCCATTTCTTGTAAAAAGCATCCAACGGTTGAAATATATACCGTCATCTCACCACCGGAGCAGCAACATCACGATTGAAATATACACCGTTTCAGCTCCCGTCTTCTTTCAAATCACGGTTGAAATATACACCGTCATCTCACCACCGGAGCAGCAACATCACAGTTGAAATATACACCGTCTCAGCTCTCGTCTTCTATATtccttttctttttcaattttatgCAAACAGCATTCAAATTACGGTTGAAATATACACCGTCATCTCTTCCAAACAAAATTACTCTTTATTCCATTTCTAAAATTCTATCATCTGATCTTGGACCTtccttattttcttcttcttccaaAGAAGTATTACCAGTTAACTTGTTtgcattctgaaatgtcccgttcatattgattataaacgttccatattaattgatttcattgcgaggttttgacctctatatgagacgtttttcaaagactacattcgttttaaaaacaaaccataacctttattttatcgacaaggttaaaaggacaccacctagattatcagaaatgataatctaaaatatcacacttacacactaccaatacatattggtttacaatattaatatgttacaacaaagtaaatttcgaatgcagttttaaacaatattatacaagcatgctgactccaaatcttgtccatatattagcatgcaacagcggaagctcttaataatcacctgagaataaacatgctttaaacgtcaacaaaaatgttggtgagttataggtttaacctatatatttatcaaatcgtaataatagaccacaagatttcatatttcaatatacatcccatacatagagataaaaatcattcatatggtgaacacctggtaaccgacattaacaagatgcatataagaatatccccatcattccgggacatccatcggacatgatattaaaactcgaatgaagcaacccgtcctaatccatccggacgaagcccatatcgattataaacgattcacaacagttgattacatcgcgaggtacttaacctctatatgatacattttacatactttgcattcatttttaaaagacaaactttcatttacatcaaaatttgacggcatgcatactctttcgtaatatatccatctataattgacttaataataattttgatgaactcgacgactcgaatgcaacgtcttttgaaatatgtcataaatgactccaaataatatctctataatgagcaattgcacagtggaagatttcttttgtacctgagaataaacatgctttaaagtgtcaaccaaaagattggcgagttcattagtttaacataaacaatcatttccatcattttaatagaccacaagatttttcatttctcataaataaacgtcccatgcatagagacaaaaatatcattcatatggattgaacacctggtaaccgacattaacaaaatgcatataagaatatccccatcattccaggatcctccttcggacatgatataaatttcgaagtactaaagcatccggtactttggatggggtttgttaggcccaatagatctatctttaggattcgcgtcaattagggtatctgttccctaattcttagattaccagactaaaaaggggcatattcagtttcgatcattaaaccatagaacgtaatttcgattacttgtgtctatttcgtaaaacagttataaaagttgcgcatgtattctcagcccaaaaatataaaggggtaaaaaggcaaatgaaactcacctaatgtattttgtagtaaaaatacatatgacgacattgaacaagtatagggttggcctcggattcacgaacctatatcattcatatgtatattaatacatatacttgtaatcgaataatttcatatattatatatatatatattcaatttgtatatatattcaaaaagattaatatttatatgactttattaatatatatataacttattattaaaaaaaaatacctACTTTGTTATATAtaactctttatatatagattgttaatacgattaatatatatttatatgtaatattacttttaaatatattttatataactaatatttatttggtacaataacgtttataatagtaataaaaatcgtgtttgattatgatgataacaatcctgaatataataataatcaaaatgttattaataatagtaatgaaaataaagataattcttattaatattaacgattaagttttatgattatattttataacattcctTTTTGTCaagtttatataataataacaTCATTCTTAATACTTAATATTTTACTTATATTATTAAGCGTAATCGTAATCGTAGTCATTTTACACCTTTATATGTCATACACGATTTCATGAGCGTACAAGTTTATATCTATACTTAACAATACTATATAATTATATCATTTTGTCCTGTCATACATAATCATAAGCATAATCATACTTATTTTATCCATAATaccataattataattattctaATCATTATATTACTTATAtcgataacaatatttataatacctattttagtattaataataataataattatcatgttAATAGAAATCAAACTTGTAATtctttaaatataacaattataagtaatacttaatattaatattagtaataatgctaTCATATTAGTCACAACAACAATttctaacaacattaataataataatattaataataataataataataataataatcaatagaaataataagaatgattaaggttacaacctttgaagaaaaagaAACAAGTTCCAACA is from Rutidosis leptorrhynchoides isolate AG116_Rl617_1_P2 chromosome 10, CSIRO_AGI_Rlap_v1, whole genome shotgun sequence and encodes:
- the LOC139870751 gene encoding protein LATE ELONGATED HYPOCOTYL-like, producing MAADGRLAFQALFSREILPQSFSKDQQNVMKNREGVSQLDLNMMSCLGHETGNFVVLRGEKTVGDEGLHRIGSRNVKLNVHHTGF